DNA from Agarilytica rhodophyticola:
GCAGAGAATCTTGATATTGAGGTACGTCGAAGCCTCTAACGCGCACCCAGTCACCACGCGTAGCAAAGCCAAATGTTTCGCCGAATACACCGGCTGAATATGTGTATGTTTGATCTAACCTGAAAAGCCCTCGCTGTTTAATGCGATCTTCATCAATAATAGATACCGAACGAGCCAAGCTCATAATTGGCACATCAGATTTTAAAGCTGAATAACGGGATAACTGCCCTATCACCCTAACTTCTTCGATTTCTATAAGATTATCTTCAGCTAATATGGATTGTGTCAGCATTGCTAAAGTGACAAATGTGCACAAACGCCCAAACGTTTTCATTTTTTCCCCAAAAAAATAAATGATAATAATAATGATTATCATTATAATTCATAAAAACATATGGCGTCTACCTCTTGCCTAAATATAAATAATGGCAAACAAGACCACACGGTTCAAACCTAAAAGGCTTTGCAAACAAAGAAAATATCAGGGTGTTTGTGAAATGAAATAATACTTAAGGAAATGTGCCTCAATAAATCATTGAGGCTTTTGGAAGTGTTTATAAAAATAAAAGTTAGGCCACTAAGATAAAACTTTTTGTAAGAAAATAGAAATATCCTTAATCTCAGCTGGATGTACAGCATGTTCCATAGGATAATTTTTATAAACGGGCTGAAAACCAAAATCCTGCAGATACTTTAACGCTTGTTGTCCCATCATTTCAGGAACCACAGGGTCATGTTGGCCATGGAAAACATGTATTGGTAATTTGCTATTATTAGGGTGTACTTTAATAGTTTGGTGTGTCGCAAAATATGTCGACATTGCCATTAAGCCCGCGATAGGCTTATCATAAGCAAGAGCAGTTTGGTAGGCTACAGCCCCACCTTGGGAAAAGCCCGCCAAAACAATTCTACTACTTTCAATGCCTTGCTCTATTTCTCTTTCAATAAGTGTAATTACCGCCTTGCTCGAATCAAGCAGTTGATCGTGGTTGAATTCTCGCTCGGTAGTCATCGCTAGAATATCGTACCAAGCGGGCATCGTCATACCACCATTAATTGTTACCGGTATCGAAGGTGCATGAGGAAATATAAAGCGTATTTTTAAATCATCAGGTAGCTGTAACTCCGGAACGATAGGCACAAAATCATGCCCATTAGCACCTAAACCGTGTAACCAAATGACAGATGCATCAACATCATTATCTGTTTCTATTATTTCGCAGGGTAAGTAATTCATATTTTATCATCTCTTGTGAAATGTGATTATAAAACACTTACCCTGAAAGGAAAAATATGCCTACAAAAGCTTATCATTAGGCCTAGTTTTTACAAACATACTCTAGGCGATTTTTTCTAGCTTAGCAGGTACATATTTGTGCC
Protein-coding regions in this window:
- a CDS encoding alpha/beta hydrolase — its product is MNYLPCEIIETDNDVDASVIWLHGLGANGHDFVPIVPELQLPDDLKIRFIFPHAPSIPVTINGGMTMPAWYDILAMTTEREFNHDQLLDSSKAVITLIEREIEQGIESSRIVLAGFSQGGAVAYQTALAYDKPIAGLMAMSTYFATHQTIKVHPNNSKLPIHVFHGQHDPVVPEMMGQQALKYLQDFGFQPVYKNYPMEHAVHPAEIKDISIFLQKVLS